A genomic segment from Oncorhynchus keta strain PuntledgeMale-10-30-2019 chromosome 7, Oket_V2, whole genome shotgun sequence encodes:
- the LOC118386086 gene encoding protocadherin-8-like encodes MGFCWIRGVGECVVIAVLFYSVQSTTTRYYTYEEDAPGTEIGNLSQDLKIDPAEDPGTSFRFMQETNSSVIQMREIDGLLAVGETIDREHLCPRSPRCFVTFDIVAFSKEKFQLIHVEIEVKDINDNSPHFLHNETTLEISENVQVDSRFPLDIAVDHDVGNNYIQRYHISPSSHFIVDVRSREDGLKYAELVLVKAMDREVEDSYTIEVTATDGGEPPRSGSMTVHIKVLDFNDNSPTFEHNSLKVELYEDSPIGYQVLKVHAFDPDAGINGEVVYEFVEDTSSEAVRIFNVDRISGAVTLKTLVDYEKQRSYELNIKASDLGRNSIPSTCKVVVDVVDVNDNAPAITIKPMTSTSDGVAYITEAAAEESFVALISTSDSDSGSNGYVRSSLHGHDHFKLQQAYGDTFMIVTTTTLDREKIPEYNLTVVAEDLGTPPFKTVKQYTIRVTDENDNAPLFSKSIYEVSVLENNIPGSYITTVVARDLDMGKNAKVSYKLIDSDVVGEASILTYVSIDPMSGSLYSLRSFDFETVQQIELTIQADDKGSPQLSSTSMIRIKVVDQNDNYPYFTFPVMLNDSAEVPLPVNAPLGYLALWVKGQDEDEGMNGELSFRIIQGDSNLFSINKDTGEIALKQGLASAIGNVLEIKIAVSDNGRSPLSSSAIIRFVVTDSQLSDDQVVIVLRSTDEEDAGLDVSVVVIIMLGGGCALLLIAIVIVVITCKLNQGGKDQDSKRDVSHVLFDSKHHPRLNSAEPNMYGGPRGFLNERTSSSPDESSLYEEKNGDLESQMFLPPKPFLPTSMWQGEKYCLQMSGIDQQSVKDSGKGDSDFNDSDSDISGDGGKRNLSTFQPWAKSSFHAANTLAVDCQGTYCVIPTQSFQAPLDNAYTIGFSQAPVYNNPHAYPHSWKDFGYSNSIPKARNTMQTFSHHTGTLPSYFAHQTRQSAAGLAEIQELNQDITTVATIFEVATIF; translated from the exons ATGGGATTCTGCTGGATTCGAGGAGTTGGAGAGTGCGTGGTGAttgctgttctgttctactcGGTTCAGTCTACAACTACGAGGTACTACACATATGAAGAGGATGCGCCCGGGACAGAGATTGGAAATCTGTCTCAGGATTTAAAGATAGACCCAGCAGAGGACCCTGGAACATCTTTCCGCTTCATGCAGGAGACCAATTCGTCTGTGATTCAAATGAGGGAGATTGATGGACTTTTAGCAGTTGGGGAAACGATTGACCGAGAGCATCTCTGCCCAAGGTCCCCGCGATGCTTTGTCACCTTCGACATAGTTGCCTTCTCCAAAGAAAAGTTTCAGCTCATCCACGTGGAGATCGAGGTAAAGGACATCAATGATAACTCACCCCACTTCCTTCACAACGAGACGACCCTTGAGATATCCGAGAATGTTCAGGTGGACTCACGATTCCCGTTGGACATCGCTGTTGACCATGATGTCGGCAATAACTACATCCAACGTTACCATATCTCTCCCTCCAGCCATTTCATAGTTGATGTGCGTAGCAGGGAGGATGGACTGAAGTATGCTGAACTTGTGCTTGTGAAAGCAATGGACAGAGAGGTTGAAGATTCCTACACAATTGAAGTGACGGCAACAGATGGGGGAGAGCCACCCAGATCCGGATCAATGACTGTTCATATCAAAGTGCTGGATTTTAATGACAACAGCCCAACGTTTGAGCACAATTCACTAAAAGTTGAACTTTATGAGGATTCACCCATAGGTTACCAAGTGCTGAAAGTGCATGCGTTTGACCCAGATGCTGGCATCAATGGCGAGGTAGTGTATGAATTTGTAGAAGACACGTCATCTGAAGCAGTGCGCATTTTTAATGTAGACCGAATTTCCGGTGCTGTGACTTTAAAAACATTGGTTGATTATGAGAAACAGAGGTCTTATGAATTGAACATTAAAGCATCCGATTTAGGCAGAAATTCTATTCCATCGACCTGCaaagttgttgttgatgttgtagATGTAAATGATAACGCACCAGCAATCACTATCAAGCCAATGACCTCGACTAGTGATGGTGTAGCTTACATCACGGAGGCCGCAGCCGAGGAAAGTTTTGTTGCGCTGATCAGCACCTCGGACAGTGACTCTGGCTCGAACGGTTACGTGCGCAGCAGCCTACACGGCCACGATCATTTCAAGCTGCAACAGGCCTACGGGGACACTTTTATGATTGTAACAACCACCACTTTAGATAGAGAGAAGATACCAGAGTATAACCTCACTGTAGTGGCAGAAGACCTCGGAACACCACCTTTCAAAACAGTGAAGCAGTATACCATCAGAGTGACCGACGAGAACGACAACGCCCCCCTCTTCAGTAAATCCATTTATGAAGTTTCTGTCCTGGAAAATAATATCCCTGGGtcatatataactactgttgtagcACGTGACCTTGACATGGGTAAAAATGCCAAAGTATCATACAAACTAATTGATTCAGATGTTGTGGGTGAGGCCTCCATTTTGACTTATGTGTCTATAGACCCAATGTCAGGGTCATTGTATAGTCTGAGATCTTTTGATTTTGAAACTGTCCAACAGATTGAATTAACCATCCAGGCTGATGACAAGGGATCACCTCAGCTGTCAAGCACATCCATGATCAGAATCAAAGTCGTTGATCAGAACGACAACTATCCCTATTTCACCTTTCCTGTTATGCTGAATGACTCTGCTGAAGTTCCTCTTCCTGTCAATGCACCACTGGGGTACCTGGCCCTATGGGTCAAGGGCCAGGATGAGGATGAGGGCATGAATGGTGAGCTCAGCTTCAGAATCATACAAGGTGACTCTAACCTATTTTCAATCAATAAAGACACTGGAGAAATAGCTCTAAAACAGGGGCTGGCCTCTGCGATTGGAAATGTTTTGGAAATCAAAATTGCAGTGAGTGACAATGGGAGATCCCCCCTTTCCAGCAGTGCCATCATTCGCTTTGTTGTCACAGATTCGCAGCTCTCAGACGACCAAGTTGTCATTGTACTACGTTCAACTGATGAGGAAGACGCAGGCTTGGATGTTTCAGTAGTAGTTATCATAATGCTCGGCGGGGGCTGTGCTCTGCTGCTGATTGCCATAGTGATTGTTGTTATCACATGCAAGTTGAATCAAGGAGGGAAGGATCAAGACTCCAAGAGAGACGTGTCTCACGTCCTGTTTGATTCCAAGCATCATCCCAGGCTCAACTCTGCAGAACCCAACATGTACGGTGGACCAAGGGGTTTCCTCAATGAAAGGACCTCTTCATCTCCTGATGAGTCAAGCCTGTATGAGGAGAAAAATGGAGACTTGGAGTCACAG ATGTTCCTGCCTCCTAAGCCTTTCCTACCAACATCTATGTGGCAAGGGGAAAAATACTGCCTGCAAATGAG TGGCATTGACCAACAGAGCGTAAAGGACAGTGGCAAGGGAGACAGTGACTTCAATGACAGTGACTCTGACATCAGTGGGGATGGAGGCAAGAGGAACCTCAGCACCTTCCAGCCCTGGGCCAAAA GTTCCTTCCACGCCGCTAACACCCTCGCTGTGGATTGTCAAGGCACTTACTGTGTAATACCAACCCAAAGCTTCCAGGCCCCACTAGACAATGCATACACAATTGGCTTTTCCCAAGCACCGGTCTACAACAATCCCCATGCCTATCCCCACTCCTGGAAAGACTTTGGCTACAGCAACAGCATTCCCAAAGCAAGAAACACCATGCAGACGTTCTCTCATCACACAGGTACACTCCCCTCTTACTTCGCCCATCAAACGAGACAATCTGCTGCCGGACTTGCTGAAATTCAGGAGCTCAACCAAGATATTACTACAGTGGCAACCATATTTGAAGTTGCCACCATTTTTTAA